A region from the Drosophila takahashii strain IR98-3 E-12201 chromosome 2L, DtakHiC1v2, whole genome shotgun sequence genome encodes:
- the LOC108067909 gene encoding D-3-phosphoglycerate dehydrogenase gives MPLNIKKVLVCDAVDKSCVELLEQHGINVTYKLKLPVEELCQEVKNYDAAIVRSDTKITAEVLAAGSGSLKVVGRAGAGVDNIDVPAATAHNVVVLNTPGGNSISACELTCILIGSLARPVVPAGQSMKEGRWDRKLYAGTELYGKTLAVLGLGRIGREVAIRMKTWGMRIIGYDPITTEAEAKAAGIEKMTLEEIWPLADYITVHTPLIPATRNLISTETLAKCKQGVKVVNVARGGIVDEQAVLDGLESGKVAGAAFDVYPEEPPKSAVTKALIAHPKVVATPHLGASTSEAQVRVAVEVAEQFIALNGTSPKYTSYAGVINKDALSHYQ, from the exons ATGCCGCTTAATATCAAGAAAGTCCTGGTCTGCGATGCAGTGGACAAATCCTGCGTGGAGCTGCTGGAGCAGCACGGGATTAAT GTTACCTACAAGCTGAAGCTCCCCGTGGAGGAACTGTGTCAGGAAGTTAAG AACTACGACGCTGCCATCGTTCGCTCGGATACGAAAATAACCGCGGAAGTTCTGGCCGCCGGATCCGGCAGTCTGAAGGTTGTTGGCCGTGCGGGGGCGGGCGTTGATAACATCGATGTTCCTGCAGCCACGGCGCACAATGTCGTTGTCCTGAA CACTCCGGGTGGCAATTCTATTTCGGCCTGTGAGCTGACGTGCATCCTAATTGGCTCCCTGGCCCGTCCCGTCGTCCCCGCCGGTCAGAGCATGAAGGAGGGTCGCTGGGACAGGAAGCTCTATGCCGGCACCGAGCTCTATGGAAAAACCCTGGCGGTCCTCGGACTGGGACGCATTGGTCGCGAGGTCGCCATTCGCATGAAGACCTGGGGCATGCGG ATTATTGGATACGATCCCATCACCACGGAGGCGGAGGCCAAGGCGGCTGGCATCGAGAAGATGACGCTGGAAGAGATTTGGCCTCTGGCGGATTACATAACCGTCCACACGCCGCTTATCCCAGCCACAAGAA atcTCATATCGACGGAGACCCTTGCGAAGTGCAAGCAGGGTGTCAAGGTGGTAAATGTGGCCCGCGGCGGCATCGTCGATGAACAGGCCGTGCTCGATGGCCTTGAGAGTGGAAAAGTGGCCGGCGCCGCTTTCGACGTTTATCCCGAGGAGCCGCCAAAGTCTGCGGTGACCAAGGCTCTCATCGCTCATCCCAAGGTGGTGGCCACGCCCCATTTGGGGGCCAGCACCTCGGAGGCGCAGGTTCGCGTTGCGGTGGAAGTTGCTGAGCAGTTCATCGCCCTCAATGGAACCTCTCCGAAATACACCAGTTACGCGGGCGTCATCAACAAAGATGCTCTCTCCCATTACCAGTGA